The sequence below is a genomic window from Fibrobacter sp. UWB10.
TTTGTGGTACGGCGGGTACAGGAATGTCATGGTGTCGAGGGCACTCTGCCGCATTACGTTGCGTTCGTGGCTGAATGTCTTGAATCCGTAAATCCCGTGGTAATTGCCGGTACCGCTCATGCCCACGCCGCCAAACGGAACCGACTGATTTGCAATCTGCAAAATGCAATGGTTTACGCAAGTAGAGCCCGAGGTCGTGCGGGCGATGACTTCGTTGATTTTCACTTCGGACTTTCCGAAAATGTAGAGTGCCAGCGGCTTCGGACGCGCTTGAACGAAGGCAATTGCCTCTTCTAATGAATCGTAGGCGATAATTGGGAGAATCGGTCCGAAAATTTCGGATTCCATAATGCGCATGTCGGGCTTGACATCTGTCAGCACGGTTGCGGGCGTGTAACGGTTTTCAATATCTTCGGGGCTGAATTGTGCGCCCAAGACAGCTTTCGCGCCGTTGTCCAAGGCGTCCTTGATGAGAGCTTGATGGCGTTCGACAGAACGACTTTCTACAATGTGCACAAAAATCTCGGAGTTACGGCGGGCCTCATCGGTATCGCCATACATCTTCTTTATGTTGTCTGCAATGGCTTCGGCCAGCGGTTGCATTAAACGTTGCGGGCAAAGCATGTAGTCGGGAGCAATACAGGTCTGGCCTGCATTCAGGCACTTGCCCCAAGCAAGTTTCTTCGCAGCATCCTTGATTTTGACATCATCCAGAACAATCACCGGCGATTTTCCGCCGAGCTCAAGTGTAACGCCGGCATGAATTTTTGCAGCTTCTTCTGCCACATGGGCACCCACGTTCGGGCTACCCGTAAAGAACACATGGTCGAAGGGGAGAGCGAGCAACTGGTCGCCAATTTCGGCACCTGCGCCCTGCACGACGGCCACTTCGTTTGGCGGGAATACATCTTTAATAATCGATTCTAGAACTTCGGCGACATGAGGAGTCTTGTGGCTCGGCTTCGCAATCACCACGTTGCCCGCGGCGACCGCTG
It includes:
- a CDS encoding aldehyde dehydrogenase family protein produces the protein MNDSLKTLFDAQGENRWKIAQSSVKERIAKLLKLHKAIETRQQEFYDAVWADFHKPKTEAWLTEVYPALQEINHTVNHLPDWVEDQNGSWSFLFPLNSSVSHFEPKGRVLIMAPWNYPFLLFISPIVAAVAAGNVVIAKPSHKTPHVAEVLESIIKDVFPPNEVAVVQGAGAEIGDQLLALPFDHVFFTGSPNVGAHVAEEAAKIHAGVTLELGGKSPVIVLDDVKIKDAAKKLAWGKCLNAGQTCIAPDYMLCPQRLMQPLAEAIADNIKKMYGDTDEARRNSEIFVHIVESRSVERHQALIKDALDNGAKAVLGAQFSPEDIENRYTPATVLTDVKPDMRIMESEIFGPILPIIAYDSLEEAIAFVQARPKPLALYIFGKSEVKINEVIARTTSGSTCVNHCILQIANQSVPFGGVGMSGTGNYHGIYGFKTFSHERNVMRQSALDTMTFLYPPYHKGNEKSLRARIQRIAEYFLK